The Branchiostoma lanceolatum isolate klBraLanc5 chromosome 1, klBraLanc5.hap2, whole genome shotgun sequence genomic sequence GCGGACTAGTTGACAGTAATGTTGACAAAACCGACTTGAACAGAAGGCTTCAGAACAGTCATTTATAGCTCAGTGATGCCATTCGCGGACACCAGGATAACAACCTGGGtttgtaaaatgggggtcatTGTCACACTGTTGTAAGGTTTGATGCCTGCTTACCCGAACAGTATCAAACTCCAGTCCTGTCTCTGTGGCACAGGCAAGCATCTTCTCCCTGTTGACGAGACTCTGGCTGTTCATTCCCTTCTCATAGTAACGTTTCAGAGTCTCCACTTGCTTGTTGGAAAAGGCCTGTCTTTCTTGAAATGGCATCTGAAAATCAGAAATATCAAAGTACTTAAATCCAAGacaaggtaaagcagttttatggccaaaaaagtgaaaatagataaatgctgaaatctttatggtagtgacatctactaacactgtttagcacatctgcttaataacttcatactttcagCTTTTAAAACCACACATAAACGAGCCtaatgatgatccccttagtttcgagAGGCCACAAAAACTCCAGCGAAATTGTGAACTCAATCGTTTTTCACCGTCAGTCTTCGGCAGGGTTCGGCGAGGTTTCGGAAAATTCCGGTGGCATATCTTGCCGCTGGTGTCCTGCCAAAAACACGAGAAAAACGTCCGCCTGTGCCGCCCCTTGAGTTTTCTATACTTAAAAGTCACGAAAAGAAAGACTCGGGAGAGACTAAAGACACATGTGTTTTGCGGCAATGCATTTGATCAGATccccggaagcgttcgggacgcGTCAGCTCAGTTCGACCGCGCTCGGGAGATTTGAAAAATGGCTGCTTCCCAAGGCGTGCCGATAGCACGATGATTTtctgtgagttctcacatcacaacgacgttgtgcttttgcatgatggacgtcgctatacattgtgatagtgttgtttgaactaatcatgtatagaaatgactaaatagattgatttttaaaatctgtttttaaggggataaaactgctttaccttcctttaagGCTAATGTTTCTGCATTTGGAGAATAGCCCTTTATTCGACAACCATGTGAAACAATAACTATCTTTACACATATATTTCATAACGATATATGAGTACTGGAAAAATTACTACAATAGATCGAACAAACTACAATAGTGAACATGTCCATGCTGTGTTTGGTGCCCCGCCCACAACTTTTGGTTCCAGTTATTACGGGTTCGGGTTGTAAAACTTGTTTAAAACGTCCGAAATGGCAACTATATTTCTATGGTCATGAGTTTACCATGCAAAAATGTGGTCATCGAACGATGGCGTGGTCAACCAAAGAAAGCATTGGGCGAGCGCGCTAGCTAAGCAAGCAAATCGGCCGGCGGCGGTAGCGTTAACCTTGGCCTTGTGGCCTTGCCGGACCCACAGCATGTTACGGTTGCAATGTTTACCTCGACTAAGCGCCAGGGGGTCTGCAAATCCAACGACATCACAGTCCAACTGACGAAATCATCCGAAATCACCTCTTCCAAGATGGTGGATCGGGATTTCAATTCAACGAGATCATGTGATTTGAGTTGATTTATTCAAATCAGGTGCGGGTTCCCAAAATAGCTGTGACGCTGAAGTCCTTTTTCGCGACCGCTCTCTGTGTATGGTCATTCTTTGTATCGGGGGCGGTGAACATGTCAATGACATCATGTTAAAATCAACGAAAATATGACAAATATCATCTAACAAAATGATGTTGTGATATCGTACTGTCCGAACACGGAACGGAAGTTGGCTTGTTTACAGGACTGACGCAGCACTTCCGGGTTCATAAGGTCGTTAGTAGAGTCCACTAGCATAATAGGTGAAATAGCATTGGCTATCAGCCAAAAATACCAACGTGACCCTAATGGTCACTGAAACTATAACCGCTAACTTTTGTTGTCACGGCTGTATATAGGATAATTATCCAAACAATCTTTTGTTGCACTGCTTTCAGTTTAGTGTTTTAAGCGTTATGGTACACCCCTATTTCCAGAGTGATGTGTCcctacaacaacaaaagtaacaTGGCGAACTCGATGGAGAGCGTTGGGAGTTGGACTCCCAAACAGGTCGGGTTGTGGCTAAAAGGTTAGTACTTCAGTCTTCTATTTATGATAGATAGATGCGATATACTTCACAGATTATGCAAAATATAACTGTTTGGTGAGAGGATGAGAGAAATAAGGCTGGTGGAAGCTCAAAGTTGAGGTGTTGAAACAACCACGCGTTTGAAATCCTCTTTGGGCGGCAACCGACGGGTGTCGTCGCTGCTGCAGAGTGTCGTCTGCACGCCGCCTGTCAGACTGTCGTACTATTTTAACAACAGTAGCAGTGGCGTGTTGAACGTCAAGGGGAAATCTTAGACACACTGACTACCCCAGGTCACGTACAGTCAACATCGGATAGCCCCCGATCGCTTGCGGTTAAGTCAGCTCTGCTATTCAAGTATGCGTGTCAGACTGTTAGATCGACTCTCTTGTCACTTATCTGGCCACTTGTAAAACACGAGACTTCCCTTCATCTGGAGAGTTACAAATTAACCAGCATCTGGAGTTACTTTAAGAGTGTTTTGACACCAGATCGTCTCAAGATGCGGGAAAAAGACATTAGAAGTTCTAAGGGAGAATCCTTGGTATTTGTAGTTTACAAGTGGTTGGCTTCACGCGGATGAAGACGACAGTTGGTTGGCCAGATTCCGCCTTGACAGTTGACTTGATTAAGATTTTACTTACGTTGACTTGTAACATTATCGTAGCCACTTGTTGATGTTTTCGACTTAATCGCAAAAAAATTCTATAGGATgatagatggtaattatgcagGGTGAGGGACTAATTTATTCATTCGTAACTCTTTTTTCCCTTAAACTTGGCGTAAacatttgtttgttgctatGGGTATTAATCTATTATTCTGTGATAAAATCATATGCAAGTCACTAGAGCATTGTTCTTCTAGTGTGTTCCTCATTAAAGTTACATTCAGTAACAAATAATTTGTCAGTAACAATAATTTAGACAGAATGTGAAACTGAAAGCAGTAGAATTGTATTAATCATTTTCTCTTCATCTTACTAATACTATTCTTAGATACTGCTTCTTTTTCTGCAGTTCTTTTCATGTTGTAACCATGGTCAAGTTAGAACCTGCTTTTCACAATATTGAAAAACAAACTACAGGgtgtctatctatatatttaAGAGTTTTATATGAGCTTCTGGTAAACCCGGTGCAGTGAACAGTACCAAAGTCCGTGATTTCATTGTAAAAAGAATGCAGACGATATCTAGCATCTGTTGACTATAAGCAATTCTATTAGAAGCAGTGCAATAAGAACACTGCTAATTCTGTGCCATAGGGTACTTTGAGGTTGCCATTAATCAGATACATGATATTTCCTCAAACTTTGGTTAACATAGGTAAAATAGTGGCCTTGACCTTGCCTTGACACATGCCAAGTTCAGGCAGGCAGGAAAGAACCATCCCTTGTGAGGTATGCATCACTTCCTGTCAGGGGTTCTTTTATCACCTTGTTTGGCCTCTAGATTGTCTCTGAGGGATTCTCCTTCCTACTGTATATACTATGTGGTCATCCGTGGGGTGGACCATTGTGAACAGTAGGGACTTAGTAATAGTAGTACATAGTATTTACACTACTCTCTGCAATATTCTCTCTCAATATTGAATTATTAATGATATTAGTCTATATCACTCTGTTTCTGCACATTAATATCCCAATTTGATTACTAGCTATGGTTGCCTGCCTTCTTTCCATTCCATTTTGAAATTAGTTACCTTTCTTCATCATTCAAAACATGTGTACTATTTGAAATTCCTTGTGTGTGATCTCATGCTGGGAAATTTCAAAGCAATCATTGTCTGGGATTGATGTTGTGTGGAATAAGTGATGCAATTCTTTTATTTTAacatgaaaaaaggaagaaattaATTTGTTCCCCATTTCTTCTACAAACTCTTACCTTGTGATAAAAGAACGAATAAGGGAACCatattttgatttgtttgtcAAATGTTTGACATTATTTGATATCTGGACTACAAGTTAAAATAAATTTCTTAGCAAGAGTGACAACTTTTACTGACAAGGGATATAACTGAATGACTAAAATGTTTAACATTATCACCTGGGCTGCATTAAAGTTGAGTGGATATTCGAgaaatgaatttttgaattGGAGTGACAAGGGAGGAAACTGAATGCCTTGAATGTATTAGGCTACTATTAGCCCATACAGATTGGTTGCCATAGACAAGTAGGGGTACTTAGCAGATCATGGAATATATTTGACCCCTCCTCCATTTTGTTGTACCCTTTCCCTTGGAAACCATGAGAAAGGGGAAGTCTCCTTGAACTGCCCTTGAAACCCATCAACACCAGGACAGCCAACAAAAACAGCACTTCACAAATGTATCCTGATACTTAGCACAGTAATGGTACCTGCCTCACAAAACTGCTGACGGTGTATTCTGTACAACtgctgtaaaactaaaagggttGTAAAATGTCGTAAAATTGAGTAGGTGTGCCATaaacttgtacatgtgcaaTTATCAGAAATGCAGACATTTCTTGTGAATAGAAATTTTGCTAGATTGGTTTTTCAAATGCTGATGTGAAATGGGGCCAAATCGATACAGTTGCTTACATTTGGTTCGGACAAAGGTACCAATGTTACTGAATatggcaactttttttccaCCCAAAGTGAGTTTGACAATAGTCATAAGTATCATTGGACTAAGAGTGATAAAAATAACAGTTCAAATATTAATTTCTACTGTAAAATTCTTTGAGGTAAGCTACCATTAACAATGTTGAAACATGCTTTTGTAATGATACATGAATGAAACACCAATTGAAGTTTAGGAATTAATTTATTTTCTCTATTGAGTATTTTCCTCTACGTTACTGCCTTTCTGGTGACAAAATAGCTTTCTGCACAAACTGAAACTAAAAGATATACCATGATCTGTACATCTCTGCATTGCATCATGCTGAATTTCCAATGGCCCAATGTCATTTTCCCCATCATGACAATGCAAACAAAAGTTATGTCTGGAAAGCTAGACTGTTTACTTCTAAGATTtatgacaaaaatgtaacaCTCCCTGGAGGGAAGTGTAACTAGCCCATTAATTGCCTGCACTTGATTTATGGAGAACAGTTGGGAGAAGGTCAAAAGTATCAGTGGATCAACCAAGCTTTAAATTGGTATCATCAGATGGCAGTTTGGTATGGGTAGCCATAAATGGTGGGACGACTGTGTGCTCAGTGTTTGATGAAGGTAATGGCACTTTAGCAGGAAGTATGCAGGATTTGAAACCATCCATTTGGGATTAATTTGTCAGGCTTAGTTTGGCATTTTGGGAGAAGGGAGTGGGACATTTCTGTGGTTAGAAAGGTGTGGGTGTATCAATCAGTAGGCAGAATGGATACAGTGGGAAAAGGATACTCAGAAATGGTATACAGTGTTGAGTAATATTTTACATTTAGCAAACAAAGGGGGGTAAAGGattgttgaaatgatttttatcccccTCAGCTGTTGAAGTGAAAGAGGCCTTGCACAGAGCCTGACACTAGAAACCTGAGCCATCTATGTAATCAGAGTAAAGCAAACAATCTGTGGTCTTCTGAATCTGATCTTATCtttaaataaaagaaaaccCTGTCCACAATACTATTCAACATTGATTTAGTATCCTCTGTACAACTTCATCAACTAGTTTGTAGTGTCAATCTCAacttttgtaattttgtgattgatcgtttttttcttgttaccaAATAACACATTTACAAGTCATCCAAGTCAGATTGAATAATGGACTCTGCCAATTCTACCATGGAAACCCATTTGGTGTGCCAATTTGTAGAATGTTGACATTTGGCAATACCAGAACAGCCTTTGGGAAGACCATTCAGTAGCTACTTTGGAGGTTTTAGGGTTTTCCATGATTGTAATACAAGTGTGTATATATGGAAAGTGGCAAGGCTGGAAAACTTAGAAAAAAAGATGGCTGCAAGGATGAACCCAAAATATTGTGTCATCAACACCAGGTGTACCGCTGGCACTGAAGGCAGCTGTTACAGGATTGATGGACCATCTGACCATCTTCTATTGTACGTTATCTATTGTACTGTGTCTAGAGATAGATTATAATGATAGAAGCCTGTCACCATGTTTACATGTCAACAGAGCTGGAAGCATATAAGCAGAACATTTCTCATCTGACTTTCTGAGGTGCTATATACGCAGCAATAgtataacctacatgtagtaccctAACCTATAAATGTTATAGCTGCTGAGCTCTTTGGTTCTCTCCACAAATGAGACTCAGCAGCTAGTATAAAAGGTTCGATACCTGGCTGAAATGTTTTGGGGAGCATAGGGTATGGACTCTAGATATGCCTTTACTACATTGCCCCATTTAGAACAGACCTTGACATTCTACCTGTGTAAAACATTTCTACACAAACCCTACACCCTTAAACACTGTTTGTCTACCTACTTACATAAACACTGTTGTGTCAGACGGTGACATATTAATGATAGGCCAGAGAGTGGGGTTGTTGGCAGTTCAGCCTTTGTCTGAAGATAAGCGGTGTTGATAAAGGGGGTAATatgcagtcgaaccgcagagctctatgcgcatcggttctgcgcagccttctctaagatcACGTTTAAATCTCGCGCCGCTTTCCGAGGGTAATGTGATCCGCGAGAATCCGCGAGAGTTCGCTACTGTTTACTAATTAGCTTGTAAATACCGTTTGCATAAGTGTTTCCGGGTCAAAATGTTAATGCAAGATGGAGGAAGGGTCGGAGTCGCGCACAATGTTGGAAATGTACATGAACAGTTGTGTTTGTTGGAGAAACTAGGTATCAAAGTGGACCATGTATACAGGAGATGATACCACTCGAGATAGGTACCCtttagtttttttgggggcaaaaccggttcccatattTTATCGTAGGATTGGTGTATTGCACAATAAAGTACAAACCCTCCCCCATCTTTTGTCTAGTGTGTCTTTTTGGTTCCCGTTCTTGTTTGAATGCTTTAGTGGTGTGAAGTATGTTAAAAAATCAGACATTCTCAGCTTAACACTGACTGCCCTGTCTCATCCTGGGACCACATGTGTTCTATGGAATCCGGCGAACGCGTTCTTATCTTGGTTCGATTTTCGAATCCACCATGGCGGTGAGTTgtgcaattttgttttgttgtgtaatTTCCTTGCTTTATGAGGTTTATCTCGAACACTCATTAATGGTTGTTTTGGATGTTTCCTCTCAGATTATGTAGGAAACATAGGTATCTTTCTGTTGTACAAATTTAGCAAAGCTGCAAATTAAACAAGTGTTGCTTTTATTGATATCTTTGCCATAGCTAATTCATAAGTTTGAGTATATCAAGTTTTAGTTAGTCAAGTGACTTTATTTCATTGACGATTGAGAGGTTATTGTAAGTTTTCTCCTTAGCTGTTAACATGTAAATGatcaataaaaagatataaTTGTTTATGAGTGATTGTTGATATCTTTCTCTTTTCAGGTTGTCTTGACTTTTACCGACAGTATTGGGAAATACCTTGACCAGAATTCTGTGTTGTGTGCTAATGAAGATTTTCTGTTCTACTTGTATTCTCATCGTGGGGCTCGTGTTGTCGATCTTGTTCGTGATGTTGCGTCCTGTCCATTTATTGAGCCTGATTTAGTTGTCCTGCATGTCGGTACTAATAATATTCCTTCTTACAGAGCTATCGACAGGGACATGACCGACTATGACACTCTTATTTTGACTGTTAAAGACCGTTTCCCGTCTGCCTCTATCCTTGTTTCCAGTGTTCTGCCTCGTTTTGACGACAATGACTATGATGACAAGCGTGTTGTATTTAATATCTATCTAGGACAGGTCTGTGCACGccagaaagttttttttgttgacAACTCCTTGATTTTCAACGACGAACGCTTCTTCTCTATTGACGGCCTTCATCTTAATCGTTTTGGAAATCTTCGTTTTGCTGAGTACATGTGTCGCTATGtcaaaaattatgttaatgaacaTGTCAAGTCTCTGTCCATGCCCCAGGTTCAGGTAAGTACGTCTGGTGGTCCTGGCCCTGGAGCCAGGTGCACCCTGCCCAAACCCGGCCCTGGTGTGACCTGGCCCAAACCCGGCCCTGGTGTGACCTGGCCCAAACCCGGCCTTGGTGGTAGCCAGCCCAAACCCGGCCTTGGTGGTAGCCCGCCCAAACCCGGCCTTGGTGGTAGCCAGCCCAAACCCGGCCTTGGTGGTAGCCCACCCAAACCCGCCCTTGGTGGTAGCCCGCCCAAACCCGTCCTTGGTGGTAGCCCGCCCAAACCTGGCCCTGGTGTGACCTGGCCCAAACCCGTCCTTGGTGGTAGCCCGCCCAAACCTGGCCCTGGTGTGACCTGGCCCAAACCCGGCCTTGGTGGTAGCCCACCCAAACCCGGCCTTGGTGGTAGCCCACCCAAACCCGCCCTTGGTGGTAGCCCGCCCAAACCCGGCCTTGGTGGTAGCCCGCCCAAACCCGTCCTTGGTGGTAGCCCGCCCAAACCTGGCCCTGGTGTGACCTGGCCCAAACCCGTCCTTGGTGGTAGCCCGCCCAAACCTGGCCCTGGTGTGACCTGGCCCAAACCCGGCCTTGGTGGTAGTTCGCCCAAACCCTGCCCTGGTGTGACCTGGCCCAAACCCGGCCTTGGTGGTAGCCCGCCCAAACCCACCCTTGGTGGTAGCCAGCCCAAACCAGGCCTTGGTGGTAGCCAGCCCAAACCCTGCCCTGGTGTGACCTGGCCCAAACCCGGCCTTGGTGGTAGCCCGCCCAAACCTGGCCTTGGTGGTAGCCCGCTCAAACCTGGCCTTGGTGGTAGCCCGCCCAAACCCGGCCTTGGTGGGACCTGGCCCAAACCCTGCCCTGGTGGGACCTGGCCCAAACCCGGCCTTGGTGGTAGCCCGCCCAAACCCGGCCTTGGTGGGACCTGGCCCAAACCCGGCCTTTGTGGTAGCCCGCCCAAACCCGGCCTTGGTGGGACCTGGCCCAAACCCGGCCTTTGTGGTAGCCCGCCCAAACCCTGCCCTGGTGTGACCTGGCCCAAACCCGGCCTTGGTGGTAGCCCGCCCAAACCCGGCCTTGGTGGTAGCCCGCCCAAACCCGGCCTTGGTGGTAGCCCGCCCAAACCCGGCCTTGGTGGTAGCCCGCCCAAACCCTGCCCTGGTGTGACCTGGCCCAAACCCGGCCTTGGTGGTAGCCCGCCCAAACCCGGCCTTGGTGGTAGCCAGCCCAAACCCGGCCTTGGTGGTAGCCACGGACCAtggatcaagaaaaaaaaaggcgtCTTTAATGACACCGTGAAAGGGTAGGTTCAGGTTGTATACAGTGTAGAATTCTatagttctgtttttttttaacaagccGCCTCTTTTGTCCCTAAAATACCTTTGTGT encodes the following:
- the LOC136437765 gene encoding basic proline-rich protein-like, with protein sequence MTDYDTLILTVKDRFPSASILVSSVLPRFDDNDYDDKRVVFNIYLGQVCARQKVFFVDNSLIFNDERFFSIDGLHLNRFGNLRFAEYMCRYVKNYVNEHVKSLSMPQVQVSTSGGPGPGARCTLPKPGPGVTWPKPGPGVTWPKPGLGGSQPKPGLGGSPPKPGLGGSQPKPGLGGSPPKPALGGSPPKPVLGGSPPKPGPGVTWPKPVLGGSPPKPGPGVTWPKPGLGGSPPKPGLGGSPPKPALGGSPPKPGLGGSPPKPVLGGSPPKPGPGVTWPKPVLGGSPPKPGPGVTWPKPGLGGSSPKPCPGVTWPKPGLGGSPPKPTLGGSQPKPGLGGSQPKPCPGVTWPKPGLGGSPPKPGLGGSPLKPGLGGSPPKPGLGGTWPKPCPGGTWPKPGLGGSPPKPGLGGTWPKPGLCGSPPKPGLGGTWPKPGLCGSPPKPCPGVTWPKPGLGGSPPKPGLGGSPPKPGLGGSPPKPGLGGSPPKPCPGVTWPKPGLGGSPPKPGLGGSQPKPGLGGSHGPWIKKKKGVFNDTVKG